The genomic region CGATTATACTCCTTTGCCATCTTTCTCGTGATGTCAATATCGATACTCTGGTGGCAACtcatatttttcaagtattccacataatttgtataataattcaacaataatcatagaatGCAACAATTCGTAAACAATAATCATCATACCATTATAAAGACATCAATAACATATAGTAGTGTTACATCatttacataatatcaaattattcacatatatgtatacttacaattcatataatatcgtaacattaacattaaaatacacattgcattattaaaatcatatgaacttacctcgtatgcgaaaatgatcatttttaccattttgttcacaacttggtattttgctgattttagcctgaatttcgattttccttactctatcatttcaaatatagcctaattaggactcatattattcaaatcaacccaaaatcatatttttgaaaaaattaaaattttgcccctaaactttcacatatttacacttttgccccaaatctcataaattaaatttcatcctattttcttatgttttatgacatgctgatcatttttcccttctatagcaacatccaattctcactctaacatgtacttatgaacattaggtatttttaccgattatatcattatactcgttttcacgtaaaatcgctgaacaaaagtcgtttatctaacacccaaccttcattttctatcattagacatcaaaatacatgcatattattcatgggtaaatttttagacatGAACCTTAACTCAAATTAATAGTAGAAATAAGTAgaacaagttaccgggatttcaaaaatgtaaagaactttaaaaacggggaaaAGATGggcttacaatcaagcttggaagttttaaaaaacctagccatgtcttccatctccaaatacggttatggcatgagaaaaatgaagatgacatctttttcttaattattttagctttatttactaatttactaaaatacccttaatgaaaaaaataaaaacataccatgccatgtccatctttgtccactaattacaaaatgggctatttaccatttaaggacccccaatttaaaaacccattactcacaagtacttagtacctttgtaaaCTAGAatacacattttgcaacttttacaatttagtccttttgactaaattgagtgctcgaacgtcaaaattttcgaacaagcTTTTAGCGAAATTATTCCgtaaaatcgtagaccataaaaatataataaaataaaattttattcatcagatttgtggccccgaaaccactgttctgactaggcccaaaatcgagatcCTAAGCAAAAACCACTTTATTGCAACTGCTAGGATTcgtggtcagtgaaaaagggattgagattgacctagataaagtcaaagccatacaagagttacctccaccgCGTACTCAAAAGGAAGTTCGGGGATTCTTAGGAAGACTAAATGACATCGATCgttttatttcacaactaaccgagaaatgtgaccccatattccgtctccttaagaaacacaaccctggtgtTTGGGACGAGGAGTGCCAGAAGACTTTTGACAAGGTTAAGTAATATTTGTCAAATGCCCTagtgttgacaccacctagtCCAGATAAGCCACTGATATTGTATTTAGcagtatttgaaaattctatgggatgtgtgcttggctagcatgatgagtcaggaaagaaggaaagagcgatatattacctcagtaagaagttcactgaGTGTGAAACAAGATACTCgtcaattgaaaagttgtgttgtgccctaatctggacaacccgaagactgagacaatacatgttgtatcatacaacttggctaatctcCAAAATGGACCCTCTAAAGTacttgatggagtcgactgcTTTGAATGAGAGAAtagcccgatggcaaattctactctctaaatttgatatagtctatgtgaaccagaaggctgtaaaagggagtgcaatagcagattttctagccagttgagccctagaggactacgaACCCCTGAACTTTAacttcccaaatgaagatctaatgtacgtagcaaccactgaagaagaccctcaagaaggtcatccttggaagctaaactttgacggagcatcaaatgctgTGGGCAACGGAATCAGAGCAGTCCtggtatccccaaacggagatcattatcccttcactagtaaattggattttgactgcacgaacaatatggcagaatacgaagcatgcatcatgggaattcACGCGGCCATAGAGCGTAAAATCAAGGTtttagaggtatatggagattctgccctagtgatttatcaactcaaaggtgaatggaagACGaaagaccccaaattgatcaattatccaAGATTGATCCTtgaattaattaaagagtttgatgatattatcTTCTGCTACCTCCCGCGAGAAGAAAATCAAATGGCCGATGCCCTAACgactttagcttctatgatcaaggtgaacaaacaagaagatgtgaaaccaatccaaatgagtatttatgaggctccagctcattgttacaacctcgaagaagaagcagaaaatgatgatcacccttagtaccacgatatcctgcgatatgtgaagaatcTTGAGTACCCCGACCAAGCTACTGAAAACGACAAAAGAACGTTGAGAAGACTGaccagtgactatgtcttagatggggagatcctatacaaaagaaggaaggattagGTACTGTTAAGATGTGTAGATGCtattgaggctaagaaaatcttgaaagaagtccatgagggcatctgtgggacacacgctaatggctttacaatagccaggcaaattatgaagtttggttattattggtccaccatggaaggagactgtattagctacgccaaaagatgtcataagtgccaaatctatggagacaagattaatgtgcTTCCTTCACctctgcatgttatgacttctccatggcctttctcgatgtggggcatggatgtgattgtgccaatttcaccaaaagcttcaaatgggcattgtTTCATcgttgtggtcatcgattatttcaccaagtgggtagaggccgcttcatatgccaatgctACAAAATCGGCAGTCAGCAAGTTCCTGAAAAAGAAAATtatctgtcgatatggaatgccagaaaagatcatatctgacaacgtaTTGAATTTAAACAACAGCACGATAGTGGatgtctgcagtcagttcaagatcaggcaccacaactcgtcaccgtatcgcccaaaaatgaacggTGTAGTTGAGGCggctaataaaaacattaagaagattgtggggaaaatgactgagacttataaagattggcatgagaagttaccattcaCCCTCTATGCTGTCAGGACTTCCACCAGGGCGACGCCTTTCTCGTTGGTCTATGGAATGAAGGAAATTTTACCTATCGAGATTGAGattccttccctcagagttttgtcagaagtaaagctggatgaagcagaatggatccagtcccgatacgatcagttgaatttgattgaagaaaagaggctaaaagctATTCATCATGGTCAGGTGTACCAAaagtgaatgatgcgagcttacaacaaaaaggttcgtccTAGATAATTCCACGAGAGAGActtagtattgaaaaagatcctgcccatacaaaaggatttcagagAAAAATGAATGTtgaattgggaaggaccttatgtggtaaagaaggccttttctggaggagcattgatattggccAAAATGGATGGCAAGACTTTACCCAATTCTGTGAATTCAGATTCAGTTAAGAAATACttcttcttaaaaaaaaaaagaggagaggccaaggtgaaaactcgcaaagggcaccttgagaccaaaaggattttgaattgaaaacccataaaggacgattcaaattttgatcaaaggtggggcatgcgGTAGTCTTACGATACCTAAATCAACaaggaggagagatgttacatcttggggcatctacaagggtactctagatcccctaaacacatattgggcaAAAAGGGAGTCCTCAAGAAGTTCGTACAGAGAAGCTCACGCCGCGATATCTGGGGGCacctattttctttttattcattttgtattccagcaatgtCTGTTGTCCGTGATTAATctattcccttcaaattttgtttcTGACAAATTTCAGTTCTGTCATTGTTATGatttttttcaagcatttttgcatcgaaatgatgattaatgggcTAATGacactttcacaaaagaagttctgcatattactctgaaagtttctaaatagtacggAACTGAAACAGGACTGTTATTTAGAACTAACCCAAACTTAAAGATTGAAAAcatttgagaagaaaaagtttAAATTGGGACTACCTCTTCGGGTTTTCTGTTCAAATATCTAAGCTGAACAAAAAGACAGGGTACCGATTCAGTgaaagaaccttgatgaacaaagagcaaAAACAACCCAAACATTAAAAAGGGATCCATTCTCACAACATGCTGCACTCATGCATTTAATAGATCATTCATAGCACATCTagttaggaacatttgattcatttcgatcatagcatcctaattctttggcataagcataaatacatggaATTGATTCTAAGGATCATGTCCCTAGATCGGTGAATTCAcagaccttaaccccctaagcagtagggtaacaggctgaatttacagatcttgtctccctaagtagtagtggagcaaatcgaagacgaagggccttaaccccctaagcaatagggtaacaggctgaatttacagatcttgtctccctaagcagtagtggagcaaatcaaagatgaagggccttaaccccctaagcagtagggtaacaggctaaatttacaaatcttaaccccctaagcagtagggaaacagatcaaaggcgatgggccttaaacccctaagcagtagggtaacagactgaatttacaaatcttaaccccctaagcagtagggaaacagatcgaaggcgatgggccttaaacccctatgcagtagggtaacaagctagaAATTACAAATCTTTTCTCTctgaaatggcattggagcggCTCGAAGCCACAACAAATCTCTTTGAAGTTTTAGCGGAGAAGATTGAagtcacaagtcttatctccctgaagttgcagcggagtaGACTGAGaatagcgaatcttatttccctgaagctgcagtggaacagattgaagctatgataaacagatcttatctctctgaagttgcagtagagcagatcaaaataaaccttatctccctgaagttatagTAGAGCgggttgaagttacaagtctcatctctctaaagttgtagtggagtggATCAAGCATCAACATGCGGTGGACTAGAATGAAGCTACCTGAAGAATAGAAGCACCAAAAAAGTCAGGACTCGACACGATCGGGAAAAATTGGTCTTTTTTTAAAATCTTTGCtttgttctcgttacacgacaacaagcaaagaggggcagctgttgaggcccaattttggcccgaaATAAACCCAACTACCTATCCAAAACCAAAACCCATTAACCCAAACCCAGTTTACAGCCCAATAACCAAAACCCAAAACAAACCCAAAATTAATTTCAACCCTAGCCCAACccaaacacacacaaaaaaaaaaaaaaaaactgaaaaaccCTAGCCGCCGCCTTAGCCTTGTCAGCCACCTGCTCCACCGCTTGTCAGCCACCTGCCACCGCCACTTGCACCTACAGAACAGATGAAGAAAAGAcagataatataaaataaagcatgtaatttggctttaAAAAGCAAAAGCCTAAATCAATTTCGTCTTCTTCTTCTTGGGCAATCTTCTCTTCTTTGAAAATACAAAGTATTCAGCAGTCTTTATCAATAGAAAACAGATTCAAATACTAAAAAATCGCAGTAAGATATATATCAAAAAACCGAGTCAAAGGTCTACttacttttcctttctttttttttcttcgaaTCTGTGTGAATATATAATCTCTATTCCattataaataatacatatatatattagatctaaaaaaataataaaaaaataataaatttttacctTTGGACGATTTTCGGCCACTGTGTACGGTGGCCGACACTGCGGAACCTACGGCGGGCGATGATTGGACCTCTGGCCAGAGCCCTCGCCGGCATAATGGCCATCTGCAGAGAGGAGGAGAGAataggagtttttttttttagggcagaggaaaaatgaaagtttaaaaaaaaactcagCTTTTATAGAAGggtaaaacggcaccgttttgtgcCTAGGATCTGAGCGCCAAAACGGCGTCGTCTCACCTAACCTGCGCGCGCAAGACCCGACCTGACGtctgaggatccgcgtgttttcgctACAAATGGGATAATTGCGTGCGCGGTCTTTCCGCATTTTTTTTGTGTTTCAATCCAGTTTTTTTCTTACTTTAATTTCTCCCCCagaattttattttcatttcattttaataCCTAtgcaaacggcgccgttttggagGGAGGGAATATTTCCCCTTCTGACCCCTCCATATTATTCGCGCCTTTCAAAGTGGTCTCCCCCTTTCCCCTTTATTTCGAATTCGCCCTAAACCCCTGTTTTGAGttcaatttggtctttttttttattttttccatattatacattaaattaacatatttaatattttattattactttaacttattattattactatgatTATTTTGCTAATATTActattatgattatattttatttttgtgtacttatttattcattttattattaattcgttaatttgttattattaaCATGTTCTTGttattttttaatgtgttattattgttatttgtcgctctattttattattattattattattattattattattatcatcattatatttatacttatatttattttattctaatgccATTTCATTActatttccattattattattattattattattattattattattattattattattgttatatatACACATCCTTTTACTACccttttttatatacatatactataaatattattactattattatacttatatttatatttattttatatcattacTATTACCACttctattgttattattattattatattttactaccATTATTTTTCATACGTATATACACTAttgtttatattattactattattactactatttttTATTCCCCTATTATGTAttactaatatattattactactattgtcattattttactattgtattttaatgtattattaatattactcttattttcattattattattattattattattattattattattctttattgtcatggttaatatttttatttttttatagctattatttttattactaatatCACTATTGttatatttagtattatttttactttcattataactactactattattattacggTTTCTCTTTTATACATTTACGTTTTTATataatacattaattttattatttattcgcTTTATACTTTTATGTAATTTCAaactttgaatttttatatttttattttgtatcattattttgtttcatataatacttatttatatttataccattattattattttatcattttttattatAAGTTTGTTTACTTATTCATATGTTTATTTACTTACCccgatttaaaattaaatttacacTATAATTTGCTTTGTTATTTCCTTTATCGTcgtatttatttcatttttatttcgttTTGTTCTCATATCATTATTTCATTATGTTTATTCGTTTATTCATATATGTCTTAATATATCtgcaaatttatattattagtcaTTATTATTGTTGTTTATATCATCACCTTTGTTATTATTATGCATGTTAATGCTGCGATTTGTTTCTCATTTCACCATGCGATTATGATTACATTGGTCTTTTACTCGACACATATAATTgggttttctaaaataaaacaaatttcatATTTAGACAATTCgagaaaattgtgccctaacttactgggtttcggtttttctcGTTTAATCTAAATAACGACATAATCCTCTTAAATCGCAATACGAGTtaaaaaaatgcttattctcggaagtacgaggtgttgtgccctaacttaccgggtatggcattttgtcacctcaaaataagaatttttttaaaaataaaggcaatattcggtgtttgagaattcgagaaaacatgccctaacttactgggtttcgatttctctcgtttactctaaataattgAATACCTTTTTATTAAGCTAAAATAcgcaaattttatataaaaggcaagctcgctctcgaaaattcaagatgtcgtgtcttaacttactggatgtgacattttatattttgaaacaagaaggtctttaacatttgagcattttttacaaagagggatcgtatttcaaagtctttcaagttttcaatcttcgacactaagacactaattaatcaactaagtaccaattttgggcgtatcgagggtgctaatccttcctcgtgtgtaaccgactcccaaactcattttttgattttcgtaaaccaaaaatcatcgttttagtaaatcttaacttttatttaaatgattaatttaaggtgacccgatcacacctcatcaaaaggATTAGGGCGACTCCTCTATtcgttttcgttttcaaaatctaagtcgattcccgttttttcaaaaaatggtttcgacatatcCAATATTCTATTAATTCCTCCCTTAGAATTATATAGTCTTCTGGATATAGTGAGCAATAAAGGAAACAACTTTGGGTTTTCAAATCTCCCAAACGAACGAAACTAAATTTTTATCGCTCATATATTTCAACATCTGTGTCCTTCACACTTCTTACATGTTCACGTAACTCTCTTAATGAGTTCCTCCATTCCGCTACATCATTTATTCCCTTCATGCTCCCAGCTATGGCAAGGGGTAACCCACCACACTCCCTAACAATGTTGTCCAAAATTTCTTCCAAAAATGGAACCTTTAGAACCCCATGTCCAGCATGCTCCAAGAACAAATTCATGGACTCCTCATGGAACAGTGGGGGCACTTTGACTACCTTACAGTCCATAGATCTACAAACGTCAATCGATCTACTAGTTAATACCAACTTACTCCCATTGCTGGAGGTTGGTTTAGGAATCCCTACCTCTGCCAGAGAGAACTTTTTCCAAACATCATCTAAGATCAATACATATCTTCTTTGTCCCAATTTATCCATTAATACTGCTACACGCTCtggttcagattctggaagacctACAATATTCATAGCATTTGCAAGGTTTTGCTGTAATTTGGGAATGTTGGGCTCCTTTGAAACAGTGACCCAAATGATTTTATAAAGGTTTAGTCTCCTTCAATAGTTGATAGTATATGTGCTTCGCGATGGTGGTTTTCCCGATCCCACCCATCCCACATACTCCAATCATTCCAATTTCATCACTCATTAAATAGTTCCAAATGTCTTCTATCACCATGGTTTCACCTTCTAAATGTTCCGATTGAAAAGGCAGTTCAGCAGTAGATGGATTATCAATTACTAGAGCTTCAGGGAACCCGCCTCGTTCAATAATTCCCTCCACTTGTTCAACTGTTTGAGCAACACGTTTTCCAAGGCGTGCACGTGAAAAACAAGACACATTTTGCATTCTTTCATCAATGTCCCACATTGTATCATTGACGGTTTGCACATCTAGAAGCCACTTCTCTACTTCTTCCCTTAAAAGTCTTCCCCATCGAAGCTCTGCCTTTATTCTCAGCTCCACATCTCTCTTGATATCATTTAGTCGGTCTAGTCTCGCTTGAAGATCATTCATCCTGTCTTTAAGTTTTTTATGATGCTCTATGTATGTACATGTTGGATCTCCTAAGCACTTTAGCACATCAAAAATTGGTCTTACAAGTTCCATAATTCACCAAATACTCTGCAATGTAGTAGTAATAACTACGTCCATTAGTCACACTTATTTCTTTATGAAGGATAGATTTTTAGTGCACTGTACGATTATATATCTATCAATATACAAATTAAGTGTCAGCTCAAaaagtattaaaaataaaatattcttccaaaatatataaaatcttCTAAAATAcgcatataaaatatttaaataaaacatttttacccttttaaaatatttaaatttttatgagttcttttaaaataatattacaaAGTATTTAATTGATTTTCCTTTTGGTATCATTTTtatgaattacttttactttttctctttttaccagaaaaatatttttcttattatatttatttttcttttgttctttttatttatttaaaaatattgttcttataaaatttaaataatatacttTCGATACAACGTGCAAAGTACTTTGATTGAACTAAAACATTTTAACTTTCTAAAATGTCTAAgtagtttttccttttcttattaaaatatgattttcttattattatagcttaaatttttttgtcatttcctttttcattgttaaaattttttctcattaaattttaaattaaaatatactttTCTGTGAAACACGTAAATTATTTTGCTTAGACCAATAAATACTGTATATTTTTGCAATTTGGTTATCGGAAatataattaacttaaattaataaatattttatgaatATTCATTCAACTATTTATATCTTGGTCAATCAACTATTAATTCTTTTGTTTTAGCCAcctaattttctaaaattaaatattttctaaatttaaaattaaatattttagtatttttttgttaattatgGATGTCTAATGTCATTACATTTCCATCTAAATATTATGTGCTGTCTAAATAGaccttgaaaattaaaatttttaatttcaatggTTTATCAAACACACTTTAAATTGAGTTATATTAAGTAACTTTAAAAAAAAGTTATAAATAATTGCAGTTTCTTTTTAAATAGGATTAAGCAACATGTAATCTTTGAATTTGATAACTTTCTAacttagtctctatactttttttCTACATTAGTCTCGGAACTTAACAAATTTCTCAATTTTGATTTATGTGATAACATGGCACTCCAAAATTATGTCACATTCatctaaaaattataatttttataaaagaatTTAGGTGATAACATGGTAGAATACCATAGTTTAATATTATTGCAATGATCAAAATTAAGAAAAGTTATCAAATTACAAAACTAACGTGAATAAAAATATAAGTTCAAATGTTATCcacttttaaatatatatatttgggtAAACCAAAGTAGCAACAACCCCTAGCTTTAGTGTGATTAAGGTAGAAATGCGTTGTTAGTCTTTTGTTACGGAATAACTAATTTCATCAAttctatttaaaagaaaaaacaagAGATTGCTGCAAAACTCAAATCTGGAAGTCAGATTTGAAATTCCTCCAAAACCATAGCTTAAACAAAGAAGAAATCAGATTTTTCTCAAATCCACACCCATAGTCTTTCATCTTTGAAGTttgaatataaaagaaaaagcTTACCTGAAATATTATACACAGATGAGGCAAACGAGGAAAGCGTGTGATAATAGGAATTTGTTGAGAGTAATATTTAAAACCTACTAAACAGAAAAGCGATTCAAATCAGATACTGATTCAGAGTTAACAAATATACTTAGGTACTGTGGAGAATGTATGTTACCTTGGCGTTGCTTCACCGTGTCTGCTGgttttttcttttatatgaacTCTGAAATTGTTTGCCTAAATGTTGTGAAAAATAATGGTATTTGAGCAGCCAATGTTGAAGAATAAAAGGAGACGAGCTTAACTTGAGTTGACTTGTTTACATGATTGCAGGGGAGTCTCAGAATTTTAAATTCCCCCACATTTGGCTTATTACTGGCTAGAAGAGCTTTGTAAACTGCTGGATCAAACCAACTTCACCAAATTAAACATTTGAGTTTGGGTGTGTTCTCTATTGCTTTTGGGATaaactttttctaaaaaaaatatttttttcttaaaagcaATAAAGAACACATATCATTGGGGTAACTTTTTTAACTTTTGagatgaatttttttatatatgaaaaagcagtaaattttagctttttcagccaaaaagcacttttggctgttattttacttttttaaccTTACTTTTTACTTAAAATATGTTTGATGCTATTATTTTGTATTCTCTTTTTGGTTATTTAATATGAGTTTTATAAATGTGTTAaaagcattaattaaaaataaaaatatttttaaaataatacaattgtatcaatatctaattacaaatatttaattattatatttaaatatttaaatatagtttatatattctaattaaatttaataaataattaatattaattacttagaaatatttaaaattaatattatatattaaaatattaacaataagttataataaattattttttatatttttactaaaatatcataatattaactaatttgaaaattatttaaatgcatatttgttactttataatatcatgtctaaaatggatattttatttctcaaaagcactttttgacagcaatatcaaacacttaaatttttccaaagcacttctcaaaagtacttctcaaaagcacttttccacaacacttttcaaaagcacttttcaaaagcaatgAAGATATAATATGTaagtgttgaagactaaatttaacGGTGCTTTTAAATGCAGctgtaaattttgaatatatttttggAAAAGGGTGGAGGCAACCATGGGGAAGTGGGAGCAGAAGGTAAATTTTTAGCATCTTATTAAGATTATTTGTAAATTTAGAgcattaatcttttaaaaatatgacaaaattaatataatatgtaagtgttgaagactaaatttaacgtaaattttttcttaaaatatacTTCTAA from Gossypium arboreum isolate Shixiya-1 chromosome 1, ASM2569848v2, whole genome shotgun sequence harbors:
- the LOC128289384 gene encoding putative disease resistance protein At5g05400; the protein is MELVRPIFDVLKCLGDPTCTYIEHHKKLKDRMNDLQARLDRLNDIKRDVELRIKAELRWGRLLREEVEKWLLDVQTVNDTMWDIDERMQNVSCFSRARLGKRVAQTVEQVEGIIERGGFPEALVIDNPSTAELPFQSEHLEGETMVIEDIWNYLMSDEIGMIGVCGMGGIGKTTIAKHIYYQLLKETKPL
- the LOC128280879 gene encoding probable disease resistance protein At1g52660; this encodes MNIVGLPESEPERVAVLMDKLGQRRYVLILDDVWKKFSLAEVGIPKPTSSNGSKLVLTSRSIDVCRSMDCKVVKVPPLFHEESMNLFLEHAGHGVLKVPFLEEILDNIVRECGGLPLAIAGSMKGINDVAEWRNSLRELREHVRSVKDTDVEIYER